The Salminus brasiliensis chromosome 3, fSalBra1.hap2, whole genome shotgun sequence genome contains a region encoding:
- the rdm1 gene encoding RAD52 motif-containing protein 1, which translates to MAGEVEVVEFRVPVENNKTIFIWDIHASFTEAFIYEALWKVYSAFGALYLVKVCPNAAVATPGFYAIVKFYSSAHASKALKATDRQCLFQNSPLKVKLSTKQTPNFLFRGQSLSFAKCQDLANHYLGFNGWSTRIVTLKDISKCADAGWSLDAGSQGELLKYGCVVELTFPQYGVTCRGVGVAEDVVDLEKGQEEKLWKRGKLMKWARNKAVVGAFEKVLLVVFGSGKVAVECRFNQEEVLPDDNVEGAIQVNDISWTDFEADVGEEEDLPWDFTVDLSH; encoded by the exons ATGGCCGGCGAGGTGGAGGTGGTTGAGTTCAGGGTTCCGGTCGAAAATAACAAAACGATTTTTATCTGGGACATTCATGCATCCTTTACAGAAGcttttatttat GAGGCCCTGTGGAAGGTGTACTCAGCTTTTGGAGCACTCTACCTAGTGAAGGTGTGTCCCAATGCTGCAGTGGCCACCCCAGGCTTCTATGCAATTGTCAAGTTTTACTCCTCTGCTCATGCATCCAAAGCCCTGAAAgctacagacagacagtgtcTCTTCCAGAACTCTCCCCTCAAA GTGAAACTCAGCACGAAACAGACCCCAAACTTCCTCTTTAGAGGTCAATCTCTCAGTTTTGCTAAATGCCAGGACTTGGCCAATCACTACCTGGGCTTCAACGGCTGGTCCACTCGCATTGTCACT ctgaaGGACATCTCAAAATGCGCCGATGCTGGCTGGAGCTTGGATGCAGGCAGTCAAGGAGAGCTGCTGAAATACGGCTGTGTTGTGGAGCTGACTTTCCCACAGTACGGAGTGACATGTCGTGGAGTTGGTGTCGCTGAGGATGTTGTAGACCTGGAGAAAG GTCAAGAGGAAAAACTCTGGAAAAGGGGGAAGCTAATGAAATGGGCCAGAAACAAGGCAGTAGTTGGAGCCTTTGAGAAAGTGCTTCTGGTCGTTTTTG GCAGTGGAAAAGTAGCAGTGGAATGTAGATTTAATCAAGAGGAAGTTCTACCAGATGACAATGTTGAGGGAGCCATCCAG GTGAATGACATCTCATGGACCGATTTTGAAGCTGATGTTGGGGAAGAGGAAGATTTGCCGTGGGATTTCACTGTGGATCTCTCCCATTAG
- the ifnphi3 gene encoding interferon phi 3, with protein sequence MAHQRFIWLSTLLCMAQVYSMPTKCELQRRLVETCHHLLESMGGAFPFRCFKDYVLVPFPKDAFESSKQETIAMEKSIYITLEYIDSMLNNDGLPDQWTAQEELDYFQHIVFRLIEENKCVMSKTQDSLDDFLNREASLRAYFQKITAVLIEKDFQYCAWEFARIKILRALQFILNDGYRTT encoded by the exons ATGGCTCACCAGCGTTTCATCTGGCTGAGCACACTTCTGTGCATGGCACAGGTCTACTCCATGCCCACAAAGTGCGAGCTCCAGCGGAGACTCGTAGAGACTTGTCACCATCTCCTGGAGAGCATG ggGGGTGCATTTCCTTTTCGGTGCTTTAAGGACTATGTATTGGTCCCATTTCCCAAAGATGCGTTTGAGTCCAGCAAGCAAGAG ACCATTGCAATGGAGAAGTCTATTTACATAACGCTCGAGTACATCGACTCCATGTTGAACAATGATGGACTCCCTGACCAGTGGACTGCCCAGGAGGAACTGGACTATTTTCAACACATCGTGTTTCGCCTGATTGAGGAGAACAAATGC GTCATGAGCAAAACGCAGGACTCTCTGGATGACTTCCTTAACCGAGAAGCCTCCCTCAGAGCATACTTTCAGAAAATAACAGCTGTTTTAATAGAAAAG GACTTCCAGTACTGCGCTTGGGAGTTTGCAAGGATCAAAATTTTGCGTGCCCTACAGTTTATACTGAATGATGGCTACAGGACAACATAG
- the LOC140551031 gene encoding interferon alpha-1-like, which produces MGSSSANGLKSYFEKLEEELKSKSGFMMAFQCLFWVSTLLCTAQVWSMPIKCQLQRRLVETTHNLLETMAGPFPSQCLDDRFEISLPTWALQSNDSKQDVGLTKAVYKTLMDVSSLMENDGIPQYWDSEKLENFESLVYRQINENKCLLLQNLVVDEDGFPARDAALTHYFQKLAALLKEKEFSVCAWERVRHELLRALQIILVENSNIWSTSV; this is translated from the exons ATGGGAAGCAGCTCAGCAAATGGTCTGAAGTCCTATTTTgagaagctggaggaagaactgAAAAGCAAG TCCGGTTTCATGATGGCATtccagtgtttgttttgggtCAGCACTCTTCTCTGCACTGCCCAGGTCTGGTCAATGCCCATAAAATGTCAGCTTCAGCGGAGGCTCGTGGAAACAACCCACAACCTGCTCGAGACAATG GCTGGTCCATTTCCTTCCCAATGTTTGGACGACAGATTTGAAATAAGTTTGCCCACCTGGGCTCTGCAGTCCAACGACTCTAAACAG GATGTGGGGCTCACAAAGGCCGTGTACAAGACCCTAATGGACGTGAGCTCCCTGATGGAGAACGACGGCATTCCACAGTACTGGGATTCTGAAAAGCTGGAGAACTTTGAGAGCCTCGTTTATCGACAAATCAACGAGAACAAATGT CTGTTGTTGCAGAATTTGGTCGTGGATGAAGATGGCTTTCCTGCGAGAGACgctgctcttacacactattTTCAGAAACTCGCAGCACTTTTGAAGGAGAAG gagttcagtgtgtgtgcgtgggaaAGAGTTCGTCATGAACTTCTGCGCGCTCTACAGATCATTCTGGTGGAGAATTCCAACATCTGGTCAACATCAGTCTAA
- the LOC140551032 gene encoding interferon alpha-2-like — MDALKVLSIVVLLVLQALDAAVIPCAWTQFRLRVMNEESIELLKNMGDVMPLKCLEKGGRAFPDDTFIKVQDEDLVVVALETLRGVERIFKNEPTSVTWDREKLGLFRNVISYRQVENLQKCVEGHTSQNAMGSSSANGLKSYFEKLEEELKSKELSECSWEMVRDEVQHVLIKFQTFLQSRK; from the exons atggatgcactGAAGGTCTTAAGCATCGTGGTCCTATTGGTGCTGCAAGCGCTGGATGCTGCAGTGATCCCATGCGCCTGGACGCAGTTCAGACTGAGAGTCATGAATGAGGAGAGCATCGAGCTGCTGAAGAACATG GGTGATGTGATGCCGCTGAAGTGTTTGGAGAAAGGAGGGCGAGCGTTCCCAGATGACACATTCATCAAagtacag GATGAAGATCTGGTCGTGGTTGCTCTTGAAACTTTGAGGGGTGTGGAAAGAATCTTCAAAAATGAGCCAACATCTGTGACGTGGGACCGGGAAAAACTAGGACTCTTCAGGAATGTCATATCTTACAGACAAGTGGagaatctgcagaaatgt GTTGAGGGACATACATCCCAGAATGCAATGGGAAGCAGCTCAGCAAATGGTCTGAAGTCCTATTTTgagaagctggaggaagaactgAAAAGCAAG GAATTGAGCGAGTGCTCCTGGGAGATGGTGAGAGATGAGGTGCAACACGTCCTGATTAAGTTCCAGACTTTTCTCCAGAGCAGAAAGTAG
- the LOC140551035 gene encoding interferon alpha-1-like has translation MAFQCLFWVSTLLCTAQVWSMPIKCQLQRRLVETTHNLLETMAGSFPSQCLDDRFEISLPTWALQSNDSKQDVGLTKAVYKTLMDVSSLMENDGIPQYWDSEKLENFESLVYRQINENKCNLVVDEDGFPARDAALTHYFQKLAALLKEKEFSVCAWERVRHELLRALQIILVENSNIWSTSV, from the exons ATGGCATtccagtgtttgttttgggtCAGCACTCTTCTCTGCACTGCCCAGGTCTGGTCAATGCCCATAAAATGTCAGCTTCAGCGGAGGCTCGTGGAAACAACCCACAACCTGCTCGAGACAATG GCTGGTTCATTTCCTTCCCAATGTTTGGACGACAGATTTGAAATAAGTTTGCCCACCTGGGCTCTGCAGTCCAACGACTCTAAACAG GATGTGGGGCTCACAAAGGCCGTGTACAAGACCCTAATGGACGTGAGCTCCCTGATGGAGAACGACGGCATTCCACAGTACTGGGATTCTGAAAAGCTGGAGAACTTTGAGAGCCTCGTTTATCGACAAATCAACGAGAACAAATGT AATTTGGTCGTGGATGAAGATGGCTTTCCTGCGAGAGACgctgctcttacacactattTTCAGAAACTCGCAGCACTTTTGAAGGAGAAG GAgtttagtgtgtgtgcgtgggaaAGAGTTCGTCATGAACTTCTGCGCGCTCTACAGATCATTCTGGTGGAGAATTCCAACATCTGGTCAACATCAGTCTAA